The Alkalibacter saccharofermentans DSM 14828 genome has a window encoding:
- a CDS encoding carbohydrate kinase family protein has translation MNKELICIGELLIDFICQDVGKNLKEGENFLKKAGGAPANVAAAAAKIGVNASFAGCVGEDPFGDFLIASVEHFGVDTSMIQRKGRTTKAFVSIMDDGERDFVFDRGADAEYELTGFKARYEKCEVLHLGSATALLGGKLKNSYEEAIKLAKINGGIISFDPNYREDLWKERKEEFVLLAIEYVNKSDFVKLSDEELLMIFEKGNPDDALDTLFESFKGIAAITLGSSGTLLASSDKRVLIPSIKIKPVDTTGAGDAFVGAFLSGLMIEGNSREALNDFAVLEGITARANKVAAMVCTKMGAMSSLEVIDKRK, from the coding sequence GTGAATAAAGAGCTCATTTGCATCGGAGAACTTCTGATAGATTTCATTTGTCAGGACGTGGGTAAAAACTTAAAAGAAGGGGAGAATTTCCTGAAAAAAGCTGGAGGAGCTCCTGCAAATGTGGCGGCAGCTGCAGCAAAAATAGGAGTAAATGCCAGCTTTGCAGGTTGTGTTGGAGAGGATCCATTCGGCGATTTTCTGATTGCGTCCGTTGAGCATTTTGGAGTGGATACTTCCATGATTCAAAGAAAAGGAAGGACTACCAAGGCATTTGTATCTATAATGGATGATGGAGAAAGGGACTTTGTATTTGACAGAGGAGCAGATGCAGAATATGAATTAACCGGTTTTAAAGCAAGATACGAAAAATGTGAAGTATTGCACTTGGGATCTGCTACAGCACTATTGGGTGGCAAGTTGAAAAATTCATATGAAGAGGCTATCAAGCTAGCTAAAATAAATGGCGGAATAATATCCTTTGATCCAAACTACAGAGAAGACCTTTGGAAAGAAAGAAAAGAAGAGTTTGTACTATTGGCGATTGAATATGTCAATAAATCGGATTTTGTTAAGCTTTCTGACGAGGAGCTGTTGATGATATTTGAAAAGGGAAATCCAGATGATGCACTGGATACGCTATTTGAAAGCTTTAAAGGAATCGCGGCCATCACCCTTGGGAGCAGCGGTACGTTGTTGGCAAGTTCAGATAAGCGGGTGTTGATTCCCAGCATAAAAATTAAGCCTGTTGATACTACGGGAGCTGGGGACGCATTCGTAGGCGCTTTTTTAAGCGGTTTGATGATTGAAGGAAATAGCAGAGAAGCCTTAAATGATTTTGCGGTGCTGGAGGGGATAACAGCTAGAGCAAACAAGGTGGCAGCAATGGTATGCACAAAAATGGGTGCCATGTCTTCATTAGAAGTAATAGATAAAAGAAAATAA
- the licT gene encoding BglG family transcription antiterminator LicT, translating into MRMRIRKILNNNVVISHQEDTGKEIVVMGKGIAFQKAGGDIIEKDKIEKIFTLKDEREADIYEQMIKEISPALLDISEEIIIYGEKILERKLENNIHIALADHISFAVHRHKNGLVIKNHLLWEIKKLYKKEFKTGLWGLELIGKRLGMEMPEDEAGFIALHLINATMGEEMPNTVDITEMVQDILNLIKYTLRIDYDDSSLSYERLVTHIRFFAQRIVGKKNSVNMETPFYGHMRDNYQQAFHAAERIKDYIQKNHDYKVGRDEIVYLCIHLQRLIDENKTK; encoded by the coding sequence ATGAGGATGCGGATTAGAAAGATACTCAACAACAACGTGGTAATTTCCCATCAAGAAGATACAGGTAAAGAGATCGTTGTTATGGGAAAGGGCATAGCTTTTCAAAAGGCTGGCGGGGATATCATAGAAAAGGATAAAATCGAAAAAATCTTCACCTTGAAGGACGAAAGAGAAGCAGATATTTATGAACAGATGATTAAGGAAATATCTCCTGCCCTTTTGGACATCTCTGAAGAAATAATAATCTACGGAGAAAAAATACTGGAAAGAAAGCTTGAAAACAACATCCACATCGCCCTAGCCGACCATATATCTTTTGCAGTACATAGACACAAAAATGGCCTAGTCATAAAAAATCATCTTCTATGGGAAATAAAAAAGCTTTACAAAAAGGAGTTTAAAACCGGTTTGTGGGGATTGGAGCTTATAGGAAAGAGACTTGGCATGGAAATGCCTGAGGATGAGGCTGGATTTATCGCACTTCACTTGATCAATGCCACCATGGGGGAGGAAATGCCTAACACCGTGGATATTACAGAGATGGTTCAAGACATATTGAATCTTATAAAATACACCTTAAGAATAGACTACGATGATTCAAGTCTATCTTATGAAAGGCTCGTCACCCATATCAGATTCTTTGCTCAGCGCATCGTAGGCAAAAAAAATAGCGTTAACATGGAGACCCCGTTCTACGGGCATATGAGAGACAACTATCAACAGGCATTTCACGCAGCAGAAAGGATTAAAGACTACATCCAAAAGAATCACGATTACAAAGTAGGAAGAGACGAAATTGTCTACCTGTGCATTCACTTGCAGAGGTTGATAGATGAAAATAAAACCAAATAA
- the speA gene encoding biosynthetic arginine decarboxylase, giving the protein MNKTELLGRWTKEKSEELYGIKNWGAGYFSISDKGEVMVNPYMKNKESDTSLMDIISGIRERGLDMPVLLRFENLLDAQISFLNESFNNAIKTLNYQGFYRGVYPIKVNQQQQVIEEVTKFGQRYHHGLEVGSKPELIAALSLLKDKEACLICNGYKDEEFIDLCLYAVKMGFNCFFVIEIPGELDLLLARSEALGIKPNIGIRIKLSAKAGGHWTDSGGDRSIFGLNVSQVITMVDKLKECNMLDSLKLMHYHLGSQIPNIRDIRSAVLEATRVYAELVKEGAPMGYLDLGGGLAVDYDGSNTNYTNSRNYSVEEYCTDIVEAVMSILDPSEIPHPVIVTESGRTTVAYYSVLLFNVLDVEKLEEYEIPESLKDETPEQIKNLFEVYKSLTLKNIQECYNDALYYRDQIREMFKHGSITLRERSFSEKIFWSLISKISKEKQKLKNPPPDLEDLESAIADIYYCNFSVFQSIPDSWAIDQLFPIMPLHRLTELPKRNAIIADITCDCDGKIDRFIDLHDVRNTLPLHDVKNGDDYYLGVFLVGAYQETLGDLHNLFGDTNVVSVRIYPDGDYDFVKEIHGDSVADVLSYVEFDPKDMIERFRETAEAAIREGLIDPTDRREIMKAYDTGLRGYTYYER; this is encoded by the coding sequence ATGAATAAAACTGAACTTTTAGGCCGCTGGACAAAAGAAAAATCAGAAGAGCTTTACGGCATCAAAAACTGGGGAGCAGGATACTTTTCAATATCTGACAAGGGCGAAGTCATGGTTAACCCTTATATGAAAAACAAGGAATCGGACACCAGCCTAATGGATATAATTTCAGGCATTAGAGAAAGAGGGCTGGATATGCCCGTTTTGTTGAGATTTGAAAACCTGTTGGACGCGCAGATCTCGTTTCTGAACGAATCATTCAACAATGCTATAAAAACCCTTAATTACCAAGGTTTTTATAGGGGCGTTTATCCGATTAAAGTAAACCAACAGCAGCAAGTAATAGAAGAAGTTACAAAATTCGGCCAAAGGTACCATCATGGTTTGGAAGTAGGCAGCAAGCCAGAACTTATTGCGGCTCTTTCTCTTTTAAAAGACAAGGAAGCCTGCCTTATATGCAACGGCTACAAAGACGAAGAGTTCATAGATCTTTGCCTATATGCAGTAAAGATGGGCTTTAATTGCTTTTTCGTTATCGAGATACCCGGGGAACTCGACTTGCTCCTTGCAAGATCCGAAGCGCTGGGAATAAAGCCGAACATCGGAATAAGAATCAAGCTTTCAGCCAAAGCAGGAGGCCATTGGACCGACTCCGGTGGGGATAGAAGCATTTTTGGACTAAACGTCTCCCAAGTCATAACCATGGTTGACAAACTCAAAGAATGCAACATGCTGGATTCTCTAAAACTGATGCACTACCACCTGGGTTCACAGATTCCCAACATAAGAGATATTCGTTCTGCTGTCCTGGAAGCTACCAGGGTATATGCGGAGCTGGTCAAAGAAGGAGCTCCTATGGGTTACCTGGATCTCGGAGGCGGGCTTGCCGTTGATTATGATGGATCGAATACAAACTACACAAACAGCAGAAACTACTCAGTAGAAGAATATTGCACCGACATCGTAGAAGCAGTCATGTCCATACTCGATCCTAGTGAGATACCACACCCGGTAATTGTGACTGAATCCGGCAGAACCACTGTAGCCTACTACTCGGTACTTTTATTCAATGTTCTTGATGTAGAAAAACTCGAAGAATACGAAATTCCTGAATCTCTGAAAGATGAGACTCCTGAGCAGATAAAAAATCTATTTGAAGTATATAAGAGCCTGACTCTTAAAAATATCCAAGAGTGCTACAACGACGCTCTATACTACAGGGATCAAATCAGAGAGATGTTCAAGCATGGAAGCATCACCCTTAGGGAGAGGTCTTTTTCTGAAAAGATATTTTGGAGCCTTATCAGCAAGATCTCCAAGGAAAAGCAAAAGCTTAAAAACCCCCCACCTGATCTGGAAGATTTGGAAAGCGCCATTGCAGATATCTACTACTGCAACTTCTCGGTATTCCAGTCTATACCCGACAGCTGGGCTATTGATCAGCTCTTTCCCATAATGCCTCTACACAGGTTGACGGAACTTCCCAAAAGAAATGCAATAATAGCGGATATTACCTGTGACTGTGACGGTAAGATTGACAGGTTCATAGATCTTCACGATGTAAGAAATACTTTGCCGCTGCACGATGTAAAAAACGGCGATGATTATTACCTGGGCGTTTTTCTTGTAGGGGCATACCAAGAAACCTTGGGAGATCTCCACAATCTCTTTGGTGATACAAATGTCGTCAGCGTAAGAATCTATCCTGACGGTGACTATGATTTTGTCAAGGAAATCCATGGTGATAGTGTCGCAGATGTACTCTCATATGTTGAGTTTGATCCTAAAGACATGATAGAAAGATTCCGGGAAACTGCCGAAGCAGCCATACGCGAAGGCCTTATCGACCCAACCGACCGGCGGGAGATCATGAAAGCTTATGATACAGGTTTAAGAGGATATACATACTACGAGAGATAA
- a CDS encoding rubrerythrin family protein: MENQKTLQNLMEAFAGESQANRKYLAYAQKAEADGKKNAAKLFKAASDAETLHALKHFEVAGKIKTTEDNLNDAVEGENHEYQSMYPEFLEVAKAEGNKEAIRTFTFALKAEEVHANLYKEALENLDSEEEVFYYLCPVCGNIEKSIPDKCFICGVPGDKFIKY; the protein is encoded by the coding sequence ATGGAAAATCAAAAGACACTGCAAAATTTAATGGAAGCATTCGCTGGTGAATCTCAAGCGAACAGAAAATACCTGGCTTATGCGCAAAAAGCTGAAGCTGACGGAAAGAAAAATGCTGCTAAATTATTCAAGGCGGCTTCTGATGCCGAAACCTTGCATGCTCTTAAGCATTTTGAAGTGGCAGGAAAAATCAAAACTACAGAAGATAATCTTAATGACGCTGTTGAAGGAGAAAACCACGAATACCAAAGCATGTATCCTGAATTTTTAGAAGTAGCTAAGGCAGAAGGCAACAAAGAAGCAATAAGAACATTTACTTTTGCCTTGAAAGCAGAAGAAGTTCACGCCAACCTTTACAAAGAAGCATTGGAAAACCTGGATAGCGAAGAAGAAGTATTCTATTACTTATGCCCTGTCTGTGGAAACATAGAAAAATCAATACCTGATAAATGCTTCATCTGTGGAGTGCCGGGAGACAAGTTCATTAAATATTAA